Proteins from a single region of Gordonia hongkongensis:
- a CDS encoding MSMEG_1061 family FMN-dependent PPOX-type flavoprotein, with protein sequence MHITDESRLREIVGHPMELIRDKARNSLADVDREWLAESPMVFLATADELGRIDVSLKGDPAGKVVHVIDDRHIAIPERPGNRRVDGYVNILRNPNAGTIFVVPGRGDTLRINGRARIVDDADYFDDLTVSGKRPILAVEITVDEVFYHCPKAFLRSDLWKPDSWRPDALPSVAEITRRVMPEAGNERFTEDSFRPYLY encoded by the coding sequence ATGCACATCACCGACGAGTCGAGGCTGCGGGAGATCGTCGGCCATCCGATGGAGCTCATCCGCGACAAGGCGCGGAACTCACTCGCCGACGTCGACCGGGAATGGCTCGCGGAGTCGCCGATGGTGTTCCTGGCGACCGCCGACGAACTCGGACGGATCGACGTGTCGCTCAAGGGCGACCCGGCCGGCAAGGTCGTCCACGTCATCGACGACCGGCACATCGCGATACCCGAGCGGCCGGGCAACCGTCGTGTCGACGGCTACGTGAACATACTCCGAAACCCCAATGCGGGCACCATCTTCGTCGTACCCGGTCGCGGGGACACGCTGCGGATCAACGGCCGCGCCCGCATCGTCGACGACGCCGACTACTTCGACGACCTCACGGTCAGCGGTAAGCGGCCGATCCTCGCGGTGGAGATCACCGTCGACGAGGTGTTCTATCACTGTCCCAAGGCGTTTCTCCGGTCAGACCTGTGGAAGCCGGACTCATGGCGACCCGACGCGCTGCCGTCGGTCGCGGAGATCACCCGGCGCGTGATGCCCGAAGCGGGCAACGAACGGTTCACCGAGGACAGCTTCCGTCCCTACCTCTACTGA